In Chiloscyllium punctatum isolate Juve2018m chromosome 52, sChiPun1.3, whole genome shotgun sequence, a single genomic region encodes these proteins:
- the LOC140470968 gene encoding histone H3, which yields MARTKQTARKSTGGKAPRKQLATKAARKSAPATGGVKKPHRYRPGTVALREIRRYQKSTELLIRKLPFQRLVREIAQDFKTDLRFQSSAVMALQEASEAYLVGLFEDTNLCAIHAKRVTIMPKDIQLARRIRGERA from the coding sequence ATGGCCCGAACCAAACAGACAGCGCGCAAATCCACTGGAGGGAAAGCTCCCCGCAAGCAGCTGGCGACCAAAGCGGCCCGCAAGAGCGCTCCGGCCACGGGCGGAGTGAAGAAGCCTCATCGCTACAGGCCCGGCACGGTGGCTCTGCGGGAGATCCGCCGCTACCAGAAATCCACCGAGCTGCTGATCCGCAAACTGCCCTTCCAGCGGCTGGTGCGAGAGATCGCTCAGGACTTCAAGACCGACCTGCGCTTCCAGAGCTCGGCGGTGATGGCCCTGCAGGAGGCCAGCGAGGCTTACCTGGTGGGACTGTTTGAGGACACCAACCTGTGCGCCATCCACGCCAAGCGGGTCACCATCATGCCCAAAGACATCCAGCTGGCCCGCCGGATCCGCGGGGAGCGCGCCTAA
- the LOC140470967 gene encoding histone H1-like: MSDSAAAETAPPASAPTKAKAPKKKAAAPRKKTPGPGLGELILKVVGDIKDRKGASLSAVKKGLERSGIDVGKRKAQIKMSIRRCLANGSLVLVKGQGVSGSFKLPKNPVKAKAGKKAGTSAAAKKPAVKKSPAKKVTAKKSQVKKATVKKSPAKKATVKKSPAKKASGKKTVPPKKAVSKAAPKKRTPVKKVKKAKGPKAPKPLSKPAKGKAKPKAKGTKTAAKK; the protein is encoded by the coding sequence ATGAGTGACAGTGCAGCCGCCGAAACGGCTCCTCCAGCCTCCGCTCCCACTAAAGCCAAGGCTCCCAAGAAGAAGGCGGCGGCTCCCAGGAAAAAAACACCCGGTCCCGGGTTGGGAGAGCTGATTCTGAAGGTTGTCGGGGATATCAAGGATCGCAAAGGGGCGTCTCTGTCCGCTGTAAAGAAGGGGCTGGAGAGAAGCGGGATCGATGTGGGAAAGCGAAAGGCACAGATCAAGATGAGTATCAGGAGGTGCCTGGCGAACGGCTCCCTTGTTCTGGTCAAGGGCCAGGGCGTCTCCGGCTCCTTCAAACTCCCAAAGAATCCAGTCAAGGCAAAAGCGGGAAAGAAGGCGGGAACATCAGCGGCCGCCAAGAAACCGGCCGTGAAGAAATCACCGGCCAAGAAGGTGACAGCAAAGAAATCTCAGGTCAAGAAAGCGACAGTCAAGAAATCCCCAGCCAAGAAAGCGACAGTCAAGAAATCCCCAGCCAAGAAAGCGAGCGGCAAGAAGACGGTACCGCCAAAGAAAGCGGTGAGCAAAGCAGCGCCAAAGAAACGGACTCCCGTGAAGAAGGTGAAAAAGGCCAAGGGCCCTAAAGCCCCCAAACCCCTCAGCAAACCGGCTAAAGGCAAGGCCAAGCCCAAAGCGAAAGGGACCAAGACAGCAGCAAAGAAATGA